One part of the Vitis riparia cultivar Riparia Gloire de Montpellier isolate 1030 chromosome 15, EGFV_Vit.rip_1.0, whole genome shotgun sequence genome encodes these proteins:
- the LOC117931913 gene encoding pathogenesis-related thaumatin-like protein 3.5, whose translation MARGTKWKKVMKEKPLRPLMQENDEEESSNCVEESSNHTALFSLYISQTSVVKRRLLSSALFSLYISQTSVVKRRLLSSPFILAKRCPRNADCSLLLSSPFILAKRIDTSAGSMQWAIAKFINYPDAFKKVGGVGHGAKLICTLASINVGLCSLFFLGVDAAIFTLPNRWRKTIWPGITPGSGKPQLMDGGLELRPGQSVDINASQGWLGHFWGPRSCSFDNSGKGNYVRGDCGGVLKCVGAGGAPLATLAEFTLDSPVDFYDVSLVDGYNMPVSIFPSSGSGECKAVTCVSDLNHRCPKDLQVLRNGTVVACNSACMAFNKLEYCCSRAYSTPETCEPTEYSNMFKASCPTSYSYAYDDPTSTLTCKEANYLIRFC comes from the exons ATGGCTCGAGgaacaaaatggaaaaaggtTATGAAGGAAAAGCCGTTGAGGCCTTTGATGCAAGAAAATGATGAGGAAGAGAGCAGCAATTGTGTGGAAGAGAGTAGCAATCAT ACTGCTCTCTTCTCCCTTTATATTAGCCAAACGTCTGTAGTGAAACGCAGACTGCTCTCTTCTGCTCTCTTCTCCCTTTATATTAGCCAAACGTCTGTAGTGAAACGCAGACTGCTCTCTTCTCCCTTTATATTAGCCAAACGCTGCCCCCGAAACGCAGACTGCTCTCTTCTGCTCTCTTCTCCCTTTATATTAGCCAAAC GCATTGATACCTCAGCAGGAAGCATGCAATGGGCAATAGCAAAGTTCATTAACTATCCTGATGCATTCAAG AAGGTTGGTGGAGTTGGACATGGGGCTAAGTTGATATGCACTCTAGCCAG TATTAATGTTGGATTATGTTCTTTATTCTTCTTAGGTGTTGATGCGGCGATTTTCACACTACCAAATAGATGGAGGAAAACTATATGGCCGGGGATCACACCTGGATCTGGAAAACCTCAACTAATGGATGGTGGGCTTGAATTAAGACCAGGTCAATCGGTAGATATCAATGCCTCACAAGGGTGGTTAGGCCATTTTTGGGGCCCCCGTAGCTGTTCATTTGACAACTCAGGAAAGGGAAACTATGTCAGAGGTGATTGTGGTGGTGTGCTAAAATGTGTTGGGGCAGGCGGTGCACCACTTGCAACACTTGCAGAGTTTACCCTCGATAGCCCTGTAGATTTTTATGATGTTAGCCTAGTTGATGGATACAACATGCCAGTGTCAATATTCCCTTCCAGTGGGTCTGGTGAGTGCAAGGCAGTGACATGTGTTTCAGACTTGAATCACAGATGCCCCAAGGACCTGCAAGTTCTAAGGAATGGTACTGTTGTAGCTTGTAACAGTGCATGCATGGCATTCAACAAACTTGAGTACTGTTGCTCTAGAGCCTACAGTACTCCTGAAACCTGCGAGCCAACAGAGTATTCTAACATGTTCAAGGCTTCTTGTCCTACATCTTATAGCTATGCATATGACGACCCAACAAGCACTTTGACATGCAAAGAAGCTAATTACTTGATCagattttgttaa